From a single Phragmites australis chromosome 7, lpPhrAust1.1, whole genome shotgun sequence genomic region:
- the LOC133924460 gene encoding large ribosomal subunit protein P1-like: MSSSEVACTYAALILHDDGIPITADKIAAVVKAANIKVESYWPALFAKLLEKRSVDDLILSVGSGGGAAPVAASAAAPAAGAAAAAPAAEEKKEEAKEESDDDMGFSLFD; the protein is encoded by the exons ATGTCGTCCAGCGAGGTCGCCTGCACCTACGCCGCCCTCATTCTCCATGACGATGGCATCCCCATCACC GCCGACAAGATCGCGGCAGTCGTGAAGGCGGCTAACATCAAGGTGGAATCGTACTGGCCGGCACTCTTCGCCAAGCTCCTGGAGAAGCGCAGCGTCGATGACCTAATCCTCTCCGTAGGATCTG GTGGAGGTGCTGCTCCAGTTGCTGCGTCTGCTGCTGCCCCGGCTGCTGGTGCAGCGGCTGCCGCTCCAGCTGCTGAAGAGAAGAAG GAGGAGGCTAAGGAAGAATCTGACGATGACATGGGCTTCAGCCTGTTCGACTGA
- the LOC133924461 gene encoding uncharacterized protein LOC133924461 produces MYRYKENRWDARQFIASGGMPSSHSATVTALAVAVGIQEGFRSATFATAMVFAWVVMFDAFGVRLHAGKQAEVLNQIVYELPEGHPLSDAKPLREILGHTVPQVVAGCILGILMAVVMRLALGSS; encoded by the exons ATGTATAGGTATAAAGAGAATCGTTGGGATGCCAGACAGTTTATAGCTTCTGGAGGGATGCCATCATCCCACTCAGCTACAGTAACAGCACTTGCAGTGGCTGTAGGAATCCAAGAAGGCTTTCGTAGTGCCACCTTTGCAACTGCAATGGTCTTTGCATGGGTG GTGATGTTTGATGCTTTTGGAGTTCGGTTACATGCTGGAAAGCAGGCAGAG GTGCTGAATCAAATTGTCTATGAGCTGCCAGAGGGTCACCCATTATCGGATGCAAAGCCATTGCGTGAAATCCTTGGACATACTGTTCCTCAG GTTGTGGCTGGTTGCATCCTTGGAATTCTCATGGCTGTTGTTATGCGCTTAGCTCTGGGGAGTTCTTAG